The Hyperolius riggenbachi isolate aHypRig1 chromosome 3, aHypRig1.pri, whole genome shotgun sequence genome window below encodes:
- the LOC137561950 gene encoding olfactory receptor 11A1-like, with the protein MVGHEQSMNKTDITKIILLGFQNLHDFKYVLFFMFLAIYLVTITANSLIIFLVSFSNRLQSPMYFFLGHLSCSDMLLTTNIVPNMLHTILLEGSTMSLNGCITQFLVYGTSVSTECLLLSAMSYDRYLAICKPLHYNTIMDLKRCVYLVVSSWSLGIAITFITMYMQRLWFCGPNVIDHFFCDFGPILELSCSDVTMVKNEVLILSTLFTIIPFVFITVTYVYIFLSILRITSISGRQKTFSTCSSHLAIVCTYYGALFTMYVIPSRGPSLNINKAVSLMYTVVTPLFNPIIYSLRNQELRSTIRKHLSIYTKNYRSVQHFTGHNMKLMYMFTKSAN; encoded by the coding sequence AGCAATCAATGAATAAGACAGACATAACAAAAATAATACTCCTGGGATTTCAAAATCTTCATGATTTCAAGTATGTCTTGTTCTTTATGTTCCTAGCCATCTACCTGGTGACCATAACGGCAAATTCTCTCATTATTTTTTTGGTGTCATTCAGTAACCGGCTTCAATCACCGATGTACTTTTTCCTTGGCCACTTGTCCTGCTCTGATATGTTACTAACCACAAACATTGTTCCTAACATGCTACATACAATATTATTAGAGGGAAGCACCATGTCCCTTAATGGATGTATTACCCAATTCTTGGTATATGGAACCTCAGTATCCACAGAGTGTCTTCTGCTTAGTGCCATGTCTTATGATCGCTACCTGGCCATATGCAAACCACTCCATTACAACACAATTATGGACTTAAAGCGTTGTGTGTATCTGGTTGTATCCTCATGGTCACTAGGAATTGCCATAACCTTCATCACAATGTACATGCAGAGGTTATGGTTCTGTGGCCCAAATGTGATTGACCACTTTTTCTGTGACTTTGGACCCATCTTGGAACTTTCCTGCTCGGATGTTACTATGGTGAAAAATGAAGTACTCATATTATCCACTCTCTTTACAATTATACCATTTGTGTTCATCACTGTCACCTATGTGTACATTTTCTTGTCCATTTTGAGGATCACTTCCATCTCAGGAAGGCAGAAGACCTTTTCCACCTGTAGTTCCCACCTGGCCATTGTATGCACCTATTATGGGGCACTGTTTACCATGTATGTGATTCCTTCAAGAGGACCATCTTTGAATATAAACAAGGCTGTCTCCTTGATGTACACTGTTGTCACCCCTTTGTTCAACCCCATTATATACAGCTTAAGAAACCAAGAATTAAGGTCAACCATAAGGAAACATTTATCAATATACACAAAGAACTACAGGAGTGTACAGCATTTTACAGGACACAACATGAAACTTATGTACATGTTTACCAAAAGTGCCAATTGA